In Candidatus Cloacimonadaceae bacterium, the following are encoded in one genomic region:
- the tsaD gene encoding tRNA (adenosine(37)-N6)-threonylcarbamoyltransferase complex transferase subunit TsaD codes for MTPNLILAFESSCDDTSVAIVDTNYDVKINLISSQPEHLEFGGVLPELASRLHLKNILYLTRQALNKADICMTDISAIAVSINPGLIGSLIVGLAFAKSLAWSLSKPLITVNHMLSHIFANYIENPQIKPPFLALVVSGGHTELVHFYDFTHFEVIGKTLDDAAGETFDKTAKLLGLGFPGGPIIDRLARTGNPAFVDFPRGMNRKGNFDFSYSGMKTAVLNYLARHEKAFVEENKSDIAASIQQAIVDPLINKSLAYARAHHLSSILLAGGVAANSALRSQSAEKAAKYGIRIYAPSLKLCMDNAAMVAAAAIPKFLNGDFSPLSVNAFSAKGTKQL; via the coding sequence ATGACGCCAAACCTGATCCTCGCCTTCGAATCCTCATGCGACGATACTTCCGTGGCGATTGTCGATACGAACTACGATGTCAAAATCAATTTGATCTCCTCCCAACCCGAGCATCTCGAATTTGGCGGAGTGCTTCCCGAGCTCGCTTCCCGCCTGCATTTGAAAAACATTCTGTATCTCACCCGACAGGCATTGAACAAAGCGGATATCTGCATGACCGACATTTCCGCCATCGCCGTTTCCATCAATCCGGGATTGATCGGCTCGCTGATCGTTGGACTCGCTTTTGCCAAAAGCCTTGCCTGGAGCCTCTCCAAACCGCTAATCACGGTCAATCACATGCTCTCCCATATCTTTGCCAATTACATCGAAAATCCTCAGATCAAACCGCCTTTTCTGGCACTCGTGGTCTCCGGAGGACACACGGAACTCGTTCATTTCTACGATTTTACACACTTTGAGGTGATCGGCAAGACCCTGGACGACGCTGCGGGAGAGACCTTCGATAAAACCGCAAAACTGCTCGGACTCGGATTTCCCGGAGGTCCGATCATCGACAGGCTTGCGCGAACAGGCAATCCGGCATTTGTGGATTTTCCCCGTGGCATGAACCGCAAGGGAAACTTTGATTTCAGCTATTCCGGAATGAAAACCGCGGTGCTCAACTATCTTGCCCGGCACGAAAAAGCCTTTGTGGAAGAGAATAAAAGCGATATCGCCGCTTCGATCCAACAAGCGATCGTCGATCCGCTGATCAATAAAAGCCTTGCCTATGCCCGCGCCCATCATCTAAGCTCGATTCTTCTCGCCGGAGGGGTGGCGGCAAATTCCGCCTTGCGATCTCAATCCGCAGAAAAAGCCGCCAAATATGGCATCCGTATCTATGCACCATCTCTGAAACTTTGTATGGACAATGCCGCGATGGTCGCCGCCGCCGCAATCCCCAAGTTCTTAAACGGGGATTTCTCTCCCCTCAGCGTAAACGCATTCTCCGCCAAAGGAACCAAGCAACTGTAA
- a CDS encoding sigma-54 dependent transcriptional regulator, with amino-acid sequence MKGKVIILEDDSVLADQISKVLKRFDYDVMHATNSDSFFDELRTFFPDVILLDVFLVGSRLNGMQVLKYLKENLDLNYKIIVISGEVNSEQIAQIRELGAYHFIEKGPNFSVNQLLLHIDNAVTLKRQEEEHIGLQIEYLSLKKQFTRSFPFIGESEAIRGLRAQIAKFAEVDEDIFLIGETGTGKEVAANYFYINSRRFGKPFHTINCSALTETLIESELFGHVKGAFTNADRNSIGFFEECSEGILFLDEVTNLSLIAQSKILRAIENKEIQVVGGSLKKVNTRLIFASNADLNVLSDSAKFRKDLFYRIEGNFVELPPLRKRGDDILLLMSYFFTNYSARFNIYDQLDLNELKSNLLAYDWPGNVRELQNFCKYIIINEKDVNNKTILKHLRNKINNKPEEINGALDKFFGITSLKESTAAFEREYLLHYLEENDWQVSRTANSIGIERTTLYKKMKSLDIQPLPE; translated from the coding sequence ATGAAAGGAAAAGTAATCATCCTCGAGGACGACAGCGTTCTCGCCGATCAGATCAGTAAAGTTCTGAAGCGCTTTGACTATGACGTGATGCACGCTACGAATAGCGATAGTTTCTTTGACGAACTGCGCACATTTTTTCCGGATGTGATCCTTTTGGATGTATTTTTGGTGGGCAGCCGCCTCAATGGCATGCAGGTGCTCAAGTATCTGAAGGAAAATCTCGATCTGAACTATAAGATCATCGTCATTTCCGGCGAGGTCAATTCCGAACAGATTGCCCAGATCCGCGAACTGGGAGCCTACCACTTCATCGAAAAAGGTCCCAACTTCAGCGTCAACCAATTGCTGTTGCATATCGACAACGCAGTCACGCTCAAACGTCAGGAAGAAGAGCACATCGGCTTGCAAATCGAGTATCTCTCTTTAAAGAAACAATTTACCCGCAGTTTCCCATTTATCGGGGAAAGCGAAGCCATCCGCGGACTAAGAGCCCAAATAGCGAAGTTTGCCGAAGTGGACGAGGATATCTTTCTCATCGGCGAAACCGGAACGGGCAAGGAAGTGGCTGCAAACTATTTCTACATCAACTCGCGCCGCTTTGGCAAACCTTTTCACACGATCAATTGCAGTGCGCTCACCGAGACTTTGATCGAGAGCGAACTCTTCGGACACGTCAAAGGCGCTTTCACAAACGCGGATAGAAACAGCATCGGATTTTTTGAGGAATGCTCCGAAGGCATCCTCTTCCTGGACGAAGTGACCAATCTCTCCCTGATCGCCCAATCCAAGATCCTGCGCGCTATCGAGAATAAAGAGATCCAGGTGGTGGGCGGTTCTCTGAAAAAGGTGAACACTCGCCTCATCTTTGCCTCCAACGCTGATCTGAACGTGCTTTCCGATTCCGCCAAATTCCGCAAAGACCTCTTTTACCGCATCGAAGGAAACTTTGTGGAACTGCCTCCTCTGCGCAAGCGCGGCGATGACATCCTGCTTTTGATGAGCTATTTCTTCACAAACTACTCCGCCCGCTTCAATATCTATGACCAGCTCGATCTGAACGAACTCAAAAGTAACCTGCTTGCCTATGACTGGCCCGGCAACGTCCGCGAATTGCAAAACTTCTGCAAGTATATCATCATCAACGAGAAGGACGTCAATAACAAGACCATCCTCAAACACCTCAGAAACAAGATCAACAACAAACCCGAAGAAATTAACGGTGCGCTTGACAAGTTTTTTGGCATCACATCCTTGAAAGAAAGCACCGCTGCCTTCGAACGCGAATACCTGCTTCACTACTTGGAAGAAAACGACTGGCAGGTGAGCCGTACCGCAAACTCCATCGGAATCGAACGCACCACCCTCTATAAAAAAATGAAATCGCTCGACATCCAACCCCTTCCGGAATGA
- a CDS encoding glycoside hydrolase family 57 protein, with product MLNVVFYFQVHQPYRLRHVNVLDIGKNSDLFDERLNREVMKKVAQKCYLPTNALLLNLIKQHEGRFRIAYSITGTAIEQFKLYSPETLDSFKELADTGCVEFIGETYYHSLAFMYDTNEFLDQVEMHRRLMMEEFGYRSETFRNTELIYQDRLSDLVYEIEGFKTIITEGVDRILQWRTPLYAYKNYSKDINLLLKYYKLSDDIAFRFSNRDWPEYPLTVDKFVNWIDHLTLSEKHNRNLFLNLFMDYETFGEHQWAETGIFDFMKHFPTEALKRPHLGFVTPKETFALANYQQESLSFPDAVSWADEQRDLSAWLENDMQKNAIETFYELLQRVKAKGDENLLTIARKLSTSDHFYYMCTKYFQDGDVHKYFSPYDSPDQAYIYYINALADLEERLS from the coding sequence ATGCTAAACGTTGTCTTTTATTTCCAAGTGCACCAACCCTATCGTCTGCGCCATGTAAATGTCCTTGATATCGGCAAAAACAGCGATCTCTTTGACGAACGCCTAAACCGCGAGGTAATGAAAAAGGTGGCACAGAAATGCTATCTGCCCACCAATGCATTGCTGCTCAATCTGATCAAACAACACGAAGGCAGATTTCGCATCGCCTATTCCATCACCGGCACCGCGATCGAACAATTTAAGCTCTATAGTCCTGAGACGCTGGATTCCTTCAAGGAATTGGCGGATACCGGCTGCGTCGAGTTTATCGGAGAGACATACTATCATTCCCTGGCTTTTATGTATGACACAAACGAATTTCTCGATCAGGTGGAAATGCATCGCCGACTAATGATGGAAGAATTCGGATATCGAAGCGAGACCTTTCGCAACACGGAGCTGATCTATCAAGACCGCTTGTCCGACCTCGTCTATGAGATCGAAGGGTTCAAAACGATCATCACCGAGGGGGTGGACCGCATCCTGCAATGGCGAACGCCGCTCTATGCCTATAAGAACTATTCCAAGGACATCAACCTGCTGCTCAAGTATTACAAACTCTCGGACGACATCGCTTTCCGCTTCAGCAATCGCGACTGGCCCGAATATCCCCTCACCGTGGACAAATTCGTAAACTGGATCGATCATCTCACCCTGAGTGAAAAGCACAACCGCAACCTCTTCCTGAATCTCTTTATGGACTATGAGACTTTCGGCGAGCACCAATGGGCGGAAACCGGCATCTTTGACTTTATGAAACACTTCCCCACCGAGGCGCTCAAGCGTCCGCACTTGGGATTTGTGACGCCAAAGGAAACCTTTGCTCTCGCAAACTATCAGCAGGAATCGCTTTCCTTCCCGGATGCCGTTTCCTGGGCAGACGAACAGCGCGATCTTTCCGCCTGGCTGGAAAACGACATGCAGAAAAACGCTATCGAAACCTTCTATGAGCTCCTGCAGCGCGTCAAAGCCAAAGGGGATGAAAACCTGCTCACCATCGCCCGCAAGCTCAGCACTTCGGATCACTTCTATTACATGTGCACGAAGTATTTCCAGGATGGAGACGTGCACAAATACTTCTCACCCTATGATTCTCCCGATCAGGCATACATCTATTATATCAACGCACTTGCCGATCTGGAGGAAAGACTCTCTTAG